A part of Vespula pensylvanica isolate Volc-1 chromosome 20, ASM1446617v1, whole genome shotgun sequence genomic DNA contains:
- the LOC122635901 gene encoding integrin beta-nu isoform X1 — protein sequence MTYSYYFTLTIILVLTCIIVKCYVIEETKLLRLCVPQNSCESCLEAHDACAWCSDWSYSNSTIGKPRCNLPERLNEFGCPITEIRKAPSGYVEYIKNEDFQDVSMNHLPVQLKPQRVHVKLRPNSKMEMNLQYRPAKNYPLDLYYLMDLTWSMKDDKDTLVGLSRKMTDTLGTFTDNFRLGFGSYADKPLMPFIFPGHEDNPCRSEYATCAPLYSFRHHLPLTGDVDQFVRKVNNSDVTGNVDNLEGGLDGVIQAIVCEDVIGWGHQARKLMLLATDGYLHFAGEGKLGGAVNRQDFKCHLDKHGQYSLAKEYDYPSLAEISRLLHDHKVNLIFAVTEDRREEYELISDLLKEKARVATLAANSSNILEIIESAYHEIVTKLVLRDNSTNPLKMEYFSNCGRDGVPIVNKAECDGIQEGQVYEFKVVFSMESCPRNESLWKQTVVIDDALASEASEIIVEVELLCGCNCKDQESSHCKNGVNECGICKCDPGWSGETCDCDESSWIINRLQCIAFNGTTEICSGRGECICGRCNCDLGYKGQFCECSPCDKTDGIECGGRGTCECGTCNCIDGWKGDGCQCPSDDKLCIAPGSDEVCGNHGYCDCGHCRCNTTAPDGLFYRGTFCESSASTGGSDLCVLYDSCVNATVEGSQDVEQLCQTNTTFYQIQKVDNVNTGNEHYCFIRTIKERTTCIIPYIYHFNKDNTVTLIIADKSCRTSLHVALIPGIIFLAIVIMGIVGLCIWKCWTAIQDKREYAKFEQERQKTVYCLDENPLFKPATTRFDVPALFNDN from the exons ATGACGTACTCATACTATTTCACATTGACAATAATATTAGTGCTGACGTGTATAATCGTCAAGTGTTATGTCATTGAAGAAACGAAACTTTTGAGATTGTGCGTACCACAAAACTCGTGCGAGAGTTGTCTGGAGGCTCATGATGCTTGTGCCTGGTGCAGTGATtgg TCTTATTCGAATTCTACTATCGGCAAACCAAGATGTAATTTACCAGAACGATTGAATGAATTTGGTTGTCCAATAACGGAAATTAGGAAAGCTCCAAGTGGATACGtcgaatatataaagaacGAAGATTTTCAAGATGTTTCGATGAATCATTTGCCGGTACAACTTAAGCCGCAAAGAGTTCACGTCAAATTACGACCGAATTCGAAAATGGAAATGAATCTTCAGTATCGACCGGCTAA aAATTATCCTTTAGATCTGTACTATTTAATGGATTTAACATGGTCGATGAAGGACGACAAGGATACCCTCGTTGGTTTGAGTAGAAAAATGACGGATACTTTGGGAACATTTACCGATAATTTTCGTCTTGGTTTTGGTAGCTACGCCGATAAGCCATTGATGCCCTTTATATTTCCAGGACATGAAGATAATCCTTGTAGAAGCGAATATGCAACGTGTGCACCGCTTTATTCGTTCAGACATCATCTTCCATTGACGGGAGATGTCGATCAATTCGTACGTAAG gtaaacaACAGCGACGTCACAGGTAACGTGGATAATTTGGAAGGTGGCCTTGATGGAGTGATACAAGCTATCGTTTGCGAAGATGTTATTGGTTGGGGACATCAAGCTAGAAAGTTGATGCTTCTTGCTACCGATGGTTATTTACACTTTGCCGGTGAAGGAAAG ttAGGTGGAGCTGTAAATCGACAGGATTTTAAATGTCATCTCGATAAACACGGTCAATATTCTTTAGCTAAGGAATACGATTATCCTTCGTTAGCTGAAATATCAAGATTACTTCACGATCATAAAGTCAATTTGATATTCGCAGTTACGGAAGATCGCCGAGAGGAATACGAATTGATATCggatttattaaaagagaaagccAGAGTCGCTACTTTAGCAGCTAATAGttctaatatattagaaatcatTGAGAGCGCCTATCACGAGATAGTTACGAAATTAGTTTTACGAGATAACTCGACTAATCCTCTCaaaatggaatatttttcCAATTGCGGAAGGGACGGTGTTCCTATCGTAAATAAAGCGGAATGCGATGGTATTCAGGAAGGTCAGGTTTACGAGTTCAAGGTCGTTTTTTCGATGGAATCATGTCCAAGAAACGAAAGCCTTTGG AAACAAACAGTAGTAATAGACGACGCGTTGGCATCAGAAGCGTCTGAAATAATCGTCGAAGTGGAACTATTATGCGGTTGCAATTGCAAAGATCAGGAGAGTTCACATTGCAAAAATGGCGTCAACGAATGCGGCATATGCAAATGCGATCCTGGATGGTCCG GAGAGACCTGCGATTGCGACGAGAGTTCGTGGATTATTAATCGTTTGCAATGCATAGCATTTAACGGGACAACTGAAATTTGTTCAGGAAGGGGCGAATGTATCTGTGGTAGATGCAATTGCGATCTCGGTTACAAAGGACAATTTTGCGAATGTTCTCCTTGTGACAAG ACCGACGGTATCGAATGCGGCGGACGTGGAACTTGCGAATGCGGTACATGCAATTGCATAGACGGTTGGAAAGGAGATGGTTGTCAATGTCCTTCGGACGATAAATTATGTATTGCACCAGGAAGCGATGAAGTTTGTGGTAATCACGGTTATTGCGATTGCGGACATTGTAG atGTAACACAACAGCACCCGACGGCCTATTTTATCGTGGAACTTTTTGCGAATCGTCAGCCAGCACCGGTGGTAGCGATCTTTGCGTTCTTTATGATTCTTGCGTTAATGCCACCGTAGAAGGTTCGCAAGATGTTGAACAACTGTGTCAGACCAATACCactttttatcaaattcaAAAAGTGGATAACGTCAATACAG gAAATGAACATTATTGCTTCATTAGAACTATCAAGGAAAGAACAACGTGCATCATTCCttacatttatcattttaacaaGGACAATACGGTTACATTAATAATCGCTGATAAG tccTGTCGTACGTCCTTACACGTGGCTCTGATACCTGGGATCATATTTCTAGCGATAGTAATCATGGGTATTGTTGGTTTATGCATATGGAA ATGTTGGACCGCCATAcaggataaaagagaatacGCTAAATTCGAACAGGAAAGACAGAAAACAGTATACTGTTTGGACGAAAATCCATTATTTAAACCTGCGACGACACGATTCGACGTACCAGCATTGTTCAACGACAAttga
- the LOC122635901 gene encoding integrin beta-nu isoform X2, which yields MMLVPGAVIGNYPLDLYYLMDLTWSMKDDKDTLVGLSRKMTDTLGTFTDNFRLGFGSYADKPLMPFIFPGHEDNPCRSEYATCAPLYSFRHHLPLTGDVDQFVRKVNNSDVTGNVDNLEGGLDGVIQAIVCEDVIGWGHQARKLMLLATDGYLHFAGEGKLGGAVNRQDFKCHLDKHGQYSLAKEYDYPSLAEISRLLHDHKVNLIFAVTEDRREEYELISDLLKEKARVATLAANSSNILEIIESAYHEIVTKLVLRDNSTNPLKMEYFSNCGRDGVPIVNKAECDGIQEGQVYEFKVVFSMESCPRNESLWKQTVVIDDALASEASEIIVEVELLCGCNCKDQESSHCKNGVNECGICKCDPGWSGETCDCDESSWIINRLQCIAFNGTTEICSGRGECICGRCNCDLGYKGQFCECSPCDKTDGIECGGRGTCECGTCNCIDGWKGDGCQCPSDDKLCIAPGSDEVCGNHGYCDCGHCRCNTTAPDGLFYRGTFCESSASTGGSDLCVLYDSCVNATVEGSQDVEQLCQTNTTFYQIQKVDNVNTGNEHYCFIRTIKERTTCIIPYIYHFNKDNTVTLIIADKSCRTSLHVALIPGIIFLAIVIMGIVGLCIWKCWTAIQDKREYAKFEQERQKTVYCLDENPLFKPATTRFDVPALFNDN from the exons ATGATGCTTGTGCCTGGTGCAGTGATtgg aAATTATCCTTTAGATCTGTACTATTTAATGGATTTAACATGGTCGATGAAGGACGACAAGGATACCCTCGTTGGTTTGAGTAGAAAAATGACGGATACTTTGGGAACATTTACCGATAATTTTCGTCTTGGTTTTGGTAGCTACGCCGATAAGCCATTGATGCCCTTTATATTTCCAGGACATGAAGATAATCCTTGTAGAAGCGAATATGCAACGTGTGCACCGCTTTATTCGTTCAGACATCATCTTCCATTGACGGGAGATGTCGATCAATTCGTACGTAAG gtaaacaACAGCGACGTCACAGGTAACGTGGATAATTTGGAAGGTGGCCTTGATGGAGTGATACAAGCTATCGTTTGCGAAGATGTTATTGGTTGGGGACATCAAGCTAGAAAGTTGATGCTTCTTGCTACCGATGGTTATTTACACTTTGCCGGTGAAGGAAAG ttAGGTGGAGCTGTAAATCGACAGGATTTTAAATGTCATCTCGATAAACACGGTCAATATTCTTTAGCTAAGGAATACGATTATCCTTCGTTAGCTGAAATATCAAGATTACTTCACGATCATAAAGTCAATTTGATATTCGCAGTTACGGAAGATCGCCGAGAGGAATACGAATTGATATCggatttattaaaagagaaagccAGAGTCGCTACTTTAGCAGCTAATAGttctaatatattagaaatcatTGAGAGCGCCTATCACGAGATAGTTACGAAATTAGTTTTACGAGATAACTCGACTAATCCTCTCaaaatggaatatttttcCAATTGCGGAAGGGACGGTGTTCCTATCGTAAATAAAGCGGAATGCGATGGTATTCAGGAAGGTCAGGTTTACGAGTTCAAGGTCGTTTTTTCGATGGAATCATGTCCAAGAAACGAAAGCCTTTGG AAACAAACAGTAGTAATAGACGACGCGTTGGCATCAGAAGCGTCTGAAATAATCGTCGAAGTGGAACTATTATGCGGTTGCAATTGCAAAGATCAGGAGAGTTCACATTGCAAAAATGGCGTCAACGAATGCGGCATATGCAAATGCGATCCTGGATGGTCCG GAGAGACCTGCGATTGCGACGAGAGTTCGTGGATTATTAATCGTTTGCAATGCATAGCATTTAACGGGACAACTGAAATTTGTTCAGGAAGGGGCGAATGTATCTGTGGTAGATGCAATTGCGATCTCGGTTACAAAGGACAATTTTGCGAATGTTCTCCTTGTGACAAG ACCGACGGTATCGAATGCGGCGGACGTGGAACTTGCGAATGCGGTACATGCAATTGCATAGACGGTTGGAAAGGAGATGGTTGTCAATGTCCTTCGGACGATAAATTATGTATTGCACCAGGAAGCGATGAAGTTTGTGGTAATCACGGTTATTGCGATTGCGGACATTGTAG atGTAACACAACAGCACCCGACGGCCTATTTTATCGTGGAACTTTTTGCGAATCGTCAGCCAGCACCGGTGGTAGCGATCTTTGCGTTCTTTATGATTCTTGCGTTAATGCCACCGTAGAAGGTTCGCAAGATGTTGAACAACTGTGTCAGACCAATACCactttttatcaaattcaAAAAGTGGATAACGTCAATACAG gAAATGAACATTATTGCTTCATTAGAACTATCAAGGAAAGAACAACGTGCATCATTCCttacatttatcattttaacaaGGACAATACGGTTACATTAATAATCGCTGATAAG tccTGTCGTACGTCCTTACACGTGGCTCTGATACCTGGGATCATATTTCTAGCGATAGTAATCATGGGTATTGTTGGTTTATGCATATGGAA ATGTTGGACCGCCATAcaggataaaagagaatacGCTAAATTCGAACAGGAAAGACAGAAAACAGTATACTGTTTGGACGAAAATCCATTATTTAAACCTGCGACGACACGATTCGACGTACCAGCATTGTTCAACGACAAttga
- the LOC122635914 gene encoding phosphatidylinositol 4-phosphate 5-kinase 6-like produces MENSDPNLKKGSGKFSFLNGDTYDGDYALHLINGTLVKNGEGVYVTDDFNTYSGKWENDNFVEENFFIQHNNGTRYNGGINANGQMSGKGIYHFPDDSSINAIWYENKPVSEITYQDSLGYVWIVKTISDDSIYFMPNNHFWTETCRATTSDDVPVQSSLSILSNSTCFSNILSNK; encoded by the exons ATGGAAAATAGCGATCCGAATCTTAAAAAAGGAAGTGGAAAGTTTTCATTCTTAAACGGTGACACATATGATGGAGATTATGCGTTGCATTTAATTAATGGCACTTTGGTTAAAAACG gTGAAGGAGTATACGTTACAGACGATTTTAATACCTATAGCGGTAAGTGGGAAAACGATAATtttgtcgaagaaaatttcttcattcA GCATAACAACGGAACGCGATATAATGGTGGAATTAACGCGAATGGACAGATGAGTGGCAAaggtatatatcattttcccGACGATTCATCGATAAACGCAATATGGTATGAAAATAAGCCCGTTTCCGAGATTACTTATCAAGATTCACTCGGTTACGTTTGGATCGTTAAAACTATTTCGGATGac TCGATTTACTTCATGCCTAACAATCATTTTTGGACCGAAACATGTCGAGCAACGACGTCCGATGACGTTCCGGTGCAATCGTCGCTATCGATTTTATCCAATTCGACTTGTTTTTCAAACAttctatcaaataaataa
- the LOC122635910 gene encoding DDRGK domain-containing protein 1, which produces MDMFLLIFCVIVITLLITASTMYLRRNRATEKERPQDQGVERRQIRRIVGNRNVRHRIQVRANDQINANENEESENDEAEIDTTMDILDSKIGAKKRAKLVAKAEKKVQREINKFEQEKRKKEEEKRQKERDKQREEEQDKEMRQEEEARKLRELKERKEYEEYLKMKEMFSVEEEGFQEDENVLLEDIKEYIKLKKVVYLDDVAAHFSQKTAFVVDKILEWQKTGNLTGVIDDQGKFIYITESELDAIVKFIKRRGRVSISELSEHSSTLINIGSN; this is translated from the exons atggatatgtttttattaatattttgtgtAATAGTTATTACACTTCTAATAACCGCATCCACGATGTATCTTCGTCGAAATAGAg ctacggagaaagaaagacctCAGGATCAAGGTGTAGAACGTCGACAAATTAGACGAATAGTTGGTAATAGAAATGTTCGTCATCGTATACAAGTCAGAGCAAATGATCAGATAAAtgcaaatgaaaatgaagaatcaGAGAATGATGAAGCAGAGATAGATACAACTATGGATATACTGGATAGCAAAATTGGTGCTAAGAAACGGGCAAAATTAGTAGCTAAAGCTGAAAAGAAAgtacaaagagaaattaataaatttgaacaGGAGAAAcgtaagaaggaagaagaaaagcgacaaaaagaaagggacAAACAACgcgaagaagaacaagataaAGAAATGCGTCAAGAGGAGGAAGCCAGAAAACTTAGAGAACTGAAGGAACGAAAGGAATacgaagaatatttaaaaatgaaggaaatgtTTAGCGTGGAAGAGGAAGGTTTCCAAGAGGATGAAAATGTTTTACTGGAAGACATTAAGGAATATATCAAACTAAAAAAAGTAGTGTATCTAGACGATGTCGCTGCACATTTCTCACAAAAAACAGCATTCGTCGTAGATAAGATTTTGGAGTGGCAAAAAACAGGTAATTTAACCGGAGTAATAGATGATCAaggaaaattcatttatattactgAGAGCGAACTCGATGCTAttgtaaaattcattaaacgACGTGGTAGAGTTAGTATCTCTGAACTTTCTGAACATTCAagtacattaataaatataggtTCAAATTAA